A single genomic interval of Microbacterium oleivorans harbors:
- the mnmA gene encoding tRNA 2-thiouridine(34) synthase MnmA, which yields MRVLAAMSGGVDSAVAAARAVDAGHDVVGVHLALSRAGGTLRAGSRGCCTIEDAMDARRAADRLGIPFYVWDFSERFRDDVIEDFVSEYRAGRTPNPCMRCNEKIKFAALLERAVELGFDAVCTGHYALLVDSGEGRELHRASDAAKDQSYVLGVLTAEQLAHTYFPLGPTPSKAIVRAEAAERGLTVAQKPDSHDICFIPDGDTRGWLAERVGAETGEIVDRDGAVVGRHEGAHAFTVGQRRGLQLGVPAPDGKPRFVLEVRPVDNRVVVGPKEALATAEISGQRFSWAGRAPGARSFECEVQIRAHADPVRARADVTDAGVVVVPEVPFDGVAPGQTAVIYDGTRVLGQFTIDRTVSAVPVGV from the coding sequence ATGCGAGTACTGGCTGCGATGAGCGGCGGCGTCGACTCCGCGGTGGCGGCCGCGCGGGCCGTCGACGCCGGACACGATGTCGTCGGGGTGCATCTCGCCCTCTCCCGAGCGGGAGGCACGCTGCGCGCCGGGAGCCGCGGGTGCTGCACGATCGAGGACGCGATGGATGCCCGTCGCGCCGCGGATCGCCTGGGGATCCCCTTCTACGTGTGGGATTTCTCAGAGCGCTTCCGCGACGACGTGATCGAGGACTTCGTCTCGGAGTACCGCGCCGGCCGCACGCCGAATCCGTGTATGCGGTGCAACGAGAAGATCAAGTTCGCAGCGCTGCTCGAGCGGGCCGTCGAGCTCGGTTTCGACGCCGTCTGCACCGGCCACTACGCGCTTCTGGTCGACTCCGGCGAGGGGCGCGAGCTGCATCGCGCGTCGGATGCCGCCAAGGACCAGTCCTACGTCCTGGGCGTGCTCACCGCCGAACAGCTCGCCCACACGTACTTCCCGCTCGGTCCGACGCCCTCGAAGGCGATCGTGCGCGCCGAGGCCGCGGAGCGCGGGTTGACCGTCGCGCAGAAGCCCGACAGCCACGACATCTGCTTCATCCCCGACGGCGACACCCGCGGATGGCTCGCGGAGCGGGTCGGGGCCGAGACGGGGGAGATCGTCGACCGCGACGGTGCGGTCGTCGGACGCCACGAGGGGGCGCACGCCTTCACGGTGGGCCAGCGCCGTGGACTGCAGCTCGGTGTTCCCGCGCCCGATGGCAAGCCCCGCTTCGTGCTCGAGGTGCGGCCGGTCGACAACCGGGTGGTGGTCGGCCCCAAGGAGGCGCTGGCGACCGCCGAGATCTCGGGGCAGCGCTTCTCGTGGGCCGGGCGCGCCCCCGGTGCGCGCTCGTTCGAGTGCGAGGTTCAGATCCGTGCCCACGCCGACCCGGTGCGCGCCCGCGCCGATGTGACCGACGCCGGCGTCGTCGTCGTTCCCGAGGTGCCCTTCGACGGCGTCGCGCCCGGTCAGACCGCGGTCATCTACGACGGCACCCGGGTGCTGGGGCAGTTCACGATCGACCGGACCGTCTCGGCCGTGCCCGTCGGCGTCTGA
- the glgX gene encoding glycogen debranching protein GlgX, with amino-acid sequence MPDLQSDAGLHDPAWDRLGVTLHEEGGTIRVWSQHAGSIDLVIFDDDDLDWAVDERALRPVGAGVWETTSAGLRPGARYALRADGPHGAGNVFNPQTLLLDPYGRGIVTGGPGDHRSVVVDDSFDWQGVVKPRVPRDRTVIYEAHVKGLTKRHPDIPTALHGTYAGLGHPAMIEHLVSLGVTSVELLPIHAFESEPRLLALGLTNYWGYNTLGFFAPHAAYATEDARRGGPDAVLRELKTTVRNLHAAGLEVILDVVYNHTAELELGGPRSSLRGIDNRSYYRQQPDGAYVDVTGCGNSVDTSTDAVARLVLDSLRYWSREVQIDGFRFDLAVTLGRDRGHSFTAEHPLLRAITSDPVLADDKMIAEPWDVGLGGWQTGGFGPGWQEWNDRYRDGVRNFWLSDIDYLRRAGTSPAGVGGLATHLAGSAPLFGADRGPLAGVNFITAHDGFTLRDLVSYEVKHNDANGEHGRDGADTNRSFNHGAEGETDVVHVLAARRRAIRNLAGTLLLSAGVPMITAGDELARTQSGNNNAYCHDGPLTWVDWQLADWQVDVLEHVRRLVRLRAENPALRPVRYAAPDDAVPEASVMHWFDADGEPMTPAKWSNAEQRTLQYLATSTPHREADNRVLLVIHGRESDAEVVLPAVADVDAYVSLWSSEDERPRTDARAHRPGGVLDLRGPTLHLLRAR; translated from the coding sequence ATGCCCGATCTCCAGAGCGACGCCGGACTGCACGACCCTGCCTGGGACCGCCTCGGCGTCACCCTGCACGAGGAGGGCGGGACGATCCGGGTCTGGTCGCAGCACGCCGGCTCCATCGATCTCGTGATCTTCGACGACGACGATCTCGACTGGGCCGTCGACGAGCGCGCGCTCCGGCCCGTGGGCGCGGGCGTCTGGGAGACCACGTCGGCCGGCCTCCGACCCGGCGCCCGGTATGCGCTGCGCGCGGATGGGCCGCACGGCGCGGGGAACGTCTTCAACCCGCAGACGCTCCTGCTCGACCCATACGGACGCGGCATCGTGACGGGGGGTCCGGGCGACCACCGGTCCGTCGTCGTCGACGATTCGTTCGACTGGCAGGGGGTGGTGAAACCGCGCGTGCCGCGCGATCGGACCGTCATCTACGAGGCTCACGTGAAGGGGCTGACCAAGCGCCACCCCGACATCCCGACGGCCCTGCACGGCACGTACGCGGGTCTCGGGCATCCCGCGATGATCGAGCACCTGGTCTCGCTCGGCGTCACGAGCGTCGAACTGCTGCCGATCCACGCCTTCGAGAGCGAACCCCGGCTGCTGGCGCTCGGTCTGACCAACTACTGGGGATACAACACCCTCGGCTTCTTCGCACCGCACGCCGCGTACGCCACCGAGGATGCGCGACGAGGCGGGCCCGACGCCGTCCTGCGCGAGCTGAAGACCACCGTCCGCAACCTGCATGCGGCCGGGCTCGAGGTCATCCTCGACGTGGTCTACAACCACACCGCCGAGCTCGAGCTCGGCGGACCGAGATCGAGCTTGCGCGGCATCGACAACCGCTCGTACTACCGGCAGCAGCCCGACGGCGCCTATGTCGACGTCACCGGATGCGGCAACTCGGTCGACACGTCGACGGATGCGGTGGCCCGTCTCGTGCTGGACTCATTGCGCTACTGGAGCCGCGAGGTGCAGATCGACGGCTTCCGTTTCGATCTCGCGGTCACCCTGGGTCGGGATCGCGGCCACTCGTTCACCGCCGAGCATCCGCTGCTGCGCGCGATCACCTCCGACCCCGTCCTCGCGGACGACAAGATGATCGCCGAGCCCTGGGATGTGGGCCTCGGCGGCTGGCAGACCGGCGGATTCGGACCCGGCTGGCAGGAGTGGAACGACCGCTATCGCGACGGCGTGCGCAACTTCTGGCTCAGCGACATCGACTACCTGCGACGCGCGGGCACCTCCCCCGCCGGCGTCGGCGGCCTGGCGACGCACCTCGCCGGATCGGCGCCGCTGTTCGGCGCGGACCGGGGACCGCTCGCCGGGGTGAACTTCATCACCGCGCACGACGGTTTCACACTCCGGGATCTGGTCTCCTACGAGGTCAAGCACAACGACGCCAACGGCGAGCACGGCCGGGACGGGGCCGATACGAACCGGTCGTTCAACCACGGCGCCGAGGGCGAGACCGATGTCGTACACGTGCTCGCTGCGCGCCGGCGGGCGATCCGCAACCTCGCCGGCACGCTGCTGCTGTCGGCGGGCGTGCCCATGATCACCGCGGGTGATGAGCTGGCCCGGACGCAGTCGGGCAACAACAACGCCTACTGCCACGACGGACCGCTGACGTGGGTCGACTGGCAGCTGGCGGACTGGCAGGTCGACGTGCTCGAGCATGTCCGGCGGCTCGTCCGGCTGCGCGCGGAGAATCCTGCGCTGCGTCCGGTGCGCTACGCCGCTCCGGACGATGCGGTTCCGGAGGCGTCCGTGATGCATTGGTTCGACGCGGATGGCGAGCCGATGACACCGGCGAAGTGGTCGAACGCCGAGCAGCGCACCCTCCAGTACCTGGCGACGTCGACGCCCCACCGCGAAGCGGACAACCGCGTGCTGCTGGTCATCCACGGGCGCGAGAGCGACGCCGAGGTCGTCCTGCCGGCCGTCGCCGACGTCGATGCCTACGTGTCGCTGTGGTCGAGCGAGGACGAGCGACCGCGCACCGACGCGCGCGCACACCGGCCAGGCGGCGTGCTGGACCTGCGCGGACCCACGCTTCATTTGCTCAGAGCGCGGTGA
- the ligA gene encoding NAD-dependent DNA ligase LigA: MSHGELPEITLDDARDEARELIDRITTARDAYYGREAEVVDDATYDAWMRRLDELERVHPELQSQDSPTQTVGAAESTLFAPITHAERMLSLDNVFSAAELTEWCAKAEASAGRAVRWLSELKIDGLAISLRYESGALTSAATRGDGRVGEDVTVNALRVAGIPQRLLGDGHPPIVEVRGEIFIPVAEFGALNALQAEMRDRIVEEARERARGFDEDRARVSAERRFPAFANPRNAASGGLRQQLDKKTGLELEAAQARVRSLRLYVHGIGAWQDPPVSSQSEVYELLGEWGLPVSPHSRTHESIDGVLGYVEHFGENRHSVEHEIDGVVVKIDELALHDELGATSRAPRWAIAYKYPPEQVNTKLLDIVVSVGRTGRATPFAVMAPARVAGSVVRQATLHNQDVVRAKGVLIGDTVVLRKAGDVIPEVLGPVVELRDGTERAFVMPTRCPECGSPLRPAKDGDIDLRCPNARSCPAQVRGRVEHVGSRGALDIEALGEVTAAALTQPLGDDAPPLVTEAALFELTLDQLVPIEVIVRDAETGEPRIDDKTGEPVRRAPFRRNPSAAEKKDGRTGPQPSAQALKLLEELEKAKTKDLWRFLVALSIRHVGPVAARALAQWFGSLAAIRAASRDELAAVDGVGGIIADSLIDWFEVDWHREIVDRWQAAGARLEVPGHPGPGAAVAEGGVLEGVTVVATGSLEGYTREGAQEAILAAGGKAGSSVSKKTDFVAAGPGAGSKLAKAEQLGVRIIDAAQFRILVEQGPAALEG; encoded by the coding sequence GTGTCACACGGAGAACTCCCCGAGATCACGCTCGACGACGCTCGCGACGAGGCTCGCGAACTGATCGACCGCATCACCACGGCCCGCGACGCCTACTACGGGCGCGAGGCGGAGGTCGTCGACGACGCGACCTACGACGCGTGGATGCGCCGGCTCGACGAACTCGAGCGCGTGCATCCCGAGCTGCAGTCGCAGGACTCGCCGACGCAGACCGTCGGCGCCGCAGAGTCGACGCTGTTCGCGCCGATCACCCACGCCGAGCGCATGCTCAGCCTCGACAACGTCTTCTCGGCCGCCGAGCTGACCGAATGGTGCGCCAAGGCCGAGGCATCGGCCGGGCGCGCGGTGCGGTGGCTCTCCGAGCTCAAGATCGACGGGCTCGCGATCAGTCTTCGCTACGAGAGCGGGGCCCTCACCTCCGCTGCGACCCGCGGTGACGGCCGTGTGGGCGAGGACGTCACGGTCAACGCTCTTCGCGTCGCGGGGATCCCGCAGCGTCTGCTCGGCGACGGGCACCCGCCGATCGTCGAGGTGCGCGGCGAGATCTTCATCCCCGTCGCCGAGTTCGGCGCTCTCAATGCGCTGCAGGCGGAGATGCGGGATCGGATCGTCGAGGAGGCGCGCGAGCGGGCGCGGGGATTCGACGAGGACCGAGCCCGTGTGAGCGCCGAGCGGCGGTTCCCCGCCTTCGCCAATCCTCGCAACGCAGCGAGCGGGGGCCTGCGCCAACAGCTCGACAAGAAGACCGGTCTCGAGCTCGAGGCTGCGCAGGCGCGCGTCCGGTCGCTCCGCCTCTATGTGCACGGCATCGGCGCCTGGCAGGACCCGCCCGTCTCATCGCAGAGCGAGGTGTACGAGCTCCTGGGCGAGTGGGGTCTGCCCGTCAGCCCGCATTCGCGAACCCACGAATCCATCGACGGCGTGCTGGGGTACGTCGAGCACTTCGGTGAGAACCGTCACAGCGTCGAGCACGAGATCGACGGCGTGGTGGTGAAGATCGACGAGCTCGCGCTGCACGACGAGCTCGGGGCGACGAGCCGGGCGCCGAGGTGGGCGATCGCGTACAAGTACCCGCCCGAGCAGGTGAACACCAAGCTGCTCGACATCGTGGTGTCCGTGGGGCGCACGGGGCGCGCGACGCCCTTCGCCGTGATGGCGCCGGCCCGCGTCGCCGGGAGCGTCGTGCGGCAGGCCACCCTGCACAATCAGGACGTGGTGCGCGCCAAAGGCGTGCTGATCGGAGACACCGTGGTCCTCCGAAAGGCGGGCGATGTCATCCCGGAGGTGCTCGGGCCGGTGGTCGAACTGCGCGACGGCACCGAACGGGCGTTCGTCATGCCGACACGCTGTCCCGAATGCGGGTCGCCACTGCGTCCGGCCAAGGACGGCGACATCGATCTGCGCTGCCCGAACGCCCGCTCGTGTCCGGCCCAGGTGCGTGGCCGCGTCGAGCACGTCGGTTCGCGCGGTGCGCTCGACATCGAGGCGCTCGGCGAGGTGACCGCGGCCGCGCTGACGCAGCCGCTCGGCGATGACGCGCCCCCGCTCGTCACCGAGGCGGCGCTTTTCGAGCTCACCCTCGACCAGCTCGTGCCGATCGAGGTGATCGTGCGCGATGCCGAGACGGGCGAGCCGCGTATCGACGACAAGACCGGCGAACCGGTGCGCCGAGCGCCGTTCCGGCGCAACCCCTCAGCGGCCGAGAAGAAGGACGGTCGCACCGGACCGCAGCCGTCGGCCCAGGCCCTGAAGCTGCTCGAGGAGCTCGAGAAGGCGAAGACGAAGGATCTCTGGCGCTTCCTCGTCGCGCTCAGCATCCGCCACGTCGGACCGGTCGCCGCTCGCGCGCTGGCGCAGTGGTTCGGCTCCCTGGCCGCGATACGCGCGGCATCCCGCGACGAGTTGGCCGCTGTCGACGGGGTGGGCGGCATCATCGCCGACTCGCTCATCGACTGGTTCGAGGTCGACTGGCATCGTGAGATCGTCGACCGCTGGCAGGCGGCGGGTGCACGCCTCGAGGTCCCCGGCCACCCGGGTCCCGGCGCGGCCGTCGCCGAGGGCGGGGTGCTCGAGGGAGTGACGGTCGTGGCCACCGGCAGTCTCGAGGGGTACACCCGGGAGGGCGCCCAAGAGGCCATCCTCGCCGCCGGCGGCAAAGCCGGATCCTCAGTGTCGAAGAAGACCGATTTCGTCGCCGCCGGACCGGGAGCCGGGTCGAAGCTCGCAAAAGCGGAGCAGCTGGGCGTGCGCATCATCGACGCCGCACAGTTCCGCATCCTCGTCGAGCAGGGACCCGCCGCGCTCGAGGGCTGA
- a CDS encoding alpha-1,4-glucan--maltose-1-phosphate maltosyltransferase yields MASPTRTTAPAPFRSTAEIPVRPVIPAPATGDTVAGRIPLQHPAPAVPGDAYRPSAFAGEAVPFRVTAFREGHDSIGVHLRLVAPSGAESLHRLTPLGDGFDRWAVVVAPVAEGVWRFRFEAFGDDFGTWQHAAAIKIAAGVDVELMREAGALLLSRAATEKSRPAAERKRLEKAATTLRDASIDDADALALVNDAELAAVFADRPLQSLVTVGAERELLVERERAGVGAWYEFFPRSEGAERSADGTVRSGTFVTARDRLDGVAAMGFDVLYLPPIHPIGRAHRKGPNNTLTAGPADPGSPWAIGSEAGGHDAIHPDLGTLEDFRGFVAAASERGLEVALDLALQASPDHPWVTAHPEWFTTLPDGSIAYAENPPKKYQDIYPVNFDNDPAGIRAEVLRIVRHWIAQGVRIFRVDNPHTKPLQFWEWLIATIADETPGVVFLAEAFTRPAPMQALAMAGFQQSYSYFTWRNTKDEIEEFLTWVSQDTADFMRPNLFVNTPDILTEYLQYGGRPAYKIRAALAATAGASYGVYAGYELVENVARPGSEENLDNEKYEYKLRDWAGAEERGESLAPYLARLNEIRRAHPALRQLRNLSFHWSDDDAIVVFSKHLPASLSADGVADTVIVVVNVDAHSARETTVHLDTSVWGVRPGDDFEVEDLLTGAVWTWNDHNYVRLDAFVEPVHVLHVKERR; encoded by the coding sequence GTGGCATCACCGACGCGTACGACCGCACCCGCCCCGTTCCGCAGCACCGCCGAGATCCCGGTCCGTCCGGTCATCCCTGCGCCGGCGACGGGAGACACCGTCGCCGGACGCATCCCGCTCCAGCATCCGGCCCCGGCCGTCCCGGGAGACGCGTATCGGCCGTCGGCCTTCGCCGGGGAGGCCGTCCCGTTCCGGGTGACGGCGTTCCGCGAAGGTCATGACTCGATCGGCGTGCATCTGCGGCTGGTCGCTCCTTCGGGCGCCGAGTCGCTACACCGACTGACGCCACTGGGAGACGGGTTCGATCGCTGGGCGGTCGTCGTGGCCCCCGTCGCCGAAGGCGTCTGGCGTTTCCGGTTCGAGGCGTTCGGCGACGATTTCGGCACCTGGCAGCACGCGGCAGCGATCAAGATCGCCGCCGGGGTGGACGTCGAACTCATGCGTGAGGCCGGCGCGCTGCTGCTCTCCCGAGCCGCGACGGAGAAGTCTCGTCCGGCGGCCGAGCGCAAGAGGCTCGAGAAGGCGGCGACGACCCTGCGCGATGCGAGCATCGACGACGCCGATGCGCTCGCGCTGGTGAACGACGCCGAACTCGCCGCCGTGTTCGCCGACCGGCCGCTGCAGTCGCTCGTCACCGTCGGCGCGGAACGCGAACTGCTGGTCGAACGCGAGCGCGCCGGGGTGGGCGCTTGGTACGAGTTCTTCCCCCGCTCGGAGGGAGCCGAGCGGTCGGCGGACGGGACCGTGCGCAGCGGCACGTTCGTGACCGCGCGCGACCGACTCGACGGCGTCGCGGCGATGGGCTTCGACGTCCTCTACCTCCCTCCCATCCATCCGATCGGCCGCGCCCATCGGAAGGGACCGAACAACACCCTGACCGCCGGACCGGCCGACCCGGGCTCGCCGTGGGCGATCGGCTCCGAAGCGGGCGGCCACGACGCGATCCACCCCGACCTCGGAACGCTCGAGGACTTCCGCGGATTCGTCGCGGCAGCATCCGAGCGCGGCCTCGAGGTCGCACTCGACCTCGCACTGCAGGCCTCGCCCGACCATCCCTGGGTCACCGCGCATCCGGAGTGGTTCACCACGCTCCCCGACGGCTCGATCGCCTACGCGGAGAACCCGCCGAAGAAGTACCAGGACATCTACCCGGTCAACTTCGACAACGACCCCGCGGGCATCCGTGCCGAGGTGCTGCGGATCGTGCGGCACTGGATCGCGCAGGGTGTGCGCATCTTCCGGGTCGACAATCCCCACACCAAGCCGCTCCAGTTCTGGGAGTGGCTGATCGCGACGATCGCCGACGAGACGCCGGGCGTGGTGTTCCTGGCCGAGGCCTTCACCCGTCCGGCGCCGATGCAGGCGCTGGCCATGGCGGGGTTCCAGCAGAGCTACTCGTACTTCACCTGGCGCAACACCAAGGACGAGATCGAGGAGTTCCTCACGTGGGTCTCGCAGGACACGGCGGACTTCATGCGGCCCAACCTGTTCGTGAACACGCCGGACATCCTCACCGAATACCTCCAGTACGGCGGACGACCGGCGTACAAGATCCGAGCGGCCCTCGCCGCCACCGCGGGAGCTTCGTACGGCGTCTACGCCGGGTACGAGCTGGTCGAGAACGTCGCCCGTCCTGGTTCCGAGGAGAACCTCGACAACGAGAAGTACGAGTACAAGCTGCGCGACTGGGCCGGTGCCGAAGAGCGCGGCGAGTCTCTGGCGCCGTACCTCGCACGGCTGAACGAGATCCGCCGCGCGCACCCCGCCCTGCGCCAGCTGCGGAATCTCTCGTTCCACTGGTCGGACGACGACGCGATCGTCGTCTTCTCGAAGCATCTGCCCGCATCCCTCTCCGCCGACGGCGTGGCCGACACCGTCATCGTGGTGGTCAACGTGGATGCGCACTCGGCGCGCGAGACCACCGTCCACCTCGACACGAGTGTCTGGGGCGTCCGCCCCGGCGACGACTTCGAGGTCGAGGATCTGCTGACCGGTGCCGTCTGGACCTGGAACGACCACAACTACGTGCGCCTCGACGCCTTCGTCGAGCCGGTGCACGTCCTCCATGTGAAGGAACGACGATGA
- a CDS encoding DUF4166 domain-containing protein: MFSIADDSDGSAGTTGESVYQRALGVDFARLPAPLQEYFGPIPAGAVGVGKGRYTSAGYRGPRWLRPALRLSAARDVLFPEVSEDVPFTVENRMPRADVLCAERTFALPGVTRRMVDAMTTSGPGMVVDRLGRRGGLEVRLRLSVGPEGLRLTSSALAARVAGTRIPLPPFARVIVDERTGPDAANGQGSQHVDVRVRVVLLGEVFRYTGSFVYRILAPAQQPPVARRKPSLD; encoded by the coding sequence ATGTTCAGTATTGCGGACGACTCAGACGGTTCGGCTGGCACGACGGGGGAGTCGGTCTATCAACGCGCGCTCGGAGTCGATTTCGCACGCCTGCCGGCACCGTTGCAGGAGTATTTCGGGCCGATCCCCGCGGGCGCGGTCGGCGTCGGGAAGGGGCGTTACACGAGCGCCGGCTACCGAGGGCCGCGCTGGCTGCGCCCGGCGCTGCGACTTTCGGCGGCTCGCGACGTCCTCTTCCCGGAGGTGTCCGAGGACGTGCCCTTCACGGTCGAGAACCGGATGCCGCGCGCCGATGTCCTGTGCGCTGAGCGGACGTTCGCGCTTCCGGGGGTCACGAGACGGATGGTCGATGCGATGACGACATCCGGTCCCGGCATGGTGGTCGACCGGCTGGGGCGGCGAGGCGGACTCGAGGTGCGGCTGCGGCTGAGCGTCGGGCCGGAGGGCCTGCGGCTGACCTCGAGCGCCCTCGCCGCGCGTGTGGCGGGTACGCGCATTCCGTTGCCGCCGTTTGCGCGGGTGATCGTCGACGAGCGCACCGGTCCGGACGCTGCGAACGGCCAGGGCAGCCAGCACGTCGACGTGCGCGTGCGGGTGGTCCTTCTGGGCGAGGTGTTCCGATACACCGGCTCGTTCGTCTACCGCATCCTGGCGCCCGCGCAGCAGCCCCCGGTCGCGCGTCGGAAGCCGTCTCTAGACTGA
- a CDS encoding epimerase yields MSDSRPRVVIAGASGFVGTALARAFAAEGYRITRIGRSADVVWGDRAGIEAVVDGAELIVNLAGKSVNCRYDDRNRHEILRSRVDTTRELADAVAHASRPPSLWLNASTATIYRHATDRPNTEAAGELGSGFSVDVARAWEEAFFAERLPETRRVALRMAIVIGDGPAIRMLLNVARAGLGGPQHDGPIPRHRRYRGIGPHPTADRPLWHRTRGRQRFSWVHIDDVVGAIRFIRDHDEIDGVVNVASPEPSDNRSLMRALRRIVRMPVGIPSWRWMLEPAMWLLRTEPELVLKSRWVLPERLVAGGYVFSHTDLDDALRAAASEVLRRRRARPRRSGRS; encoded by the coding sequence ATGAGCGACAGTCGGCCCCGCGTTGTGATCGCCGGCGCGTCCGGCTTCGTCGGAACCGCGCTCGCGCGCGCATTCGCCGCGGAGGGCTACCGCATCACGCGCATCGGCCGGAGCGCAGACGTGGTGTGGGGCGACCGCGCGGGGATCGAAGCCGTGGTCGACGGCGCGGAACTGATCGTCAACCTCGCGGGCAAGTCCGTCAACTGCCGCTACGACGATCGCAATCGCCACGAGATCCTCCGCTCGCGGGTGGACACGACCCGCGAACTCGCCGACGCCGTCGCACACGCATCTCGGCCACCTTCGCTGTGGCTGAACGCGTCCACGGCCACGATCTACCGCCACGCCACCGACCGTCCGAACACGGAGGCGGCCGGCGAACTCGGCAGCGGCTTCTCCGTCGACGTCGCCCGCGCCTGGGAGGAGGCGTTCTTCGCTGAACGCCTCCCCGAGACCCGTCGCGTCGCCTTGCGCATGGCGATCGTGATCGGAGACGGTCCGGCCATCCGGATGCTGCTGAATGTGGCCCGCGCCGGCCTCGGCGGTCCGCAGCACGACGGACCGATCCCCCGCCACCGCCGCTACCGGGGCATCGGGCCGCATCCCACGGCCGACCGACCGCTGTGGCACCGCACACGAGGCCGTCAGCGGTTCAGCTGGGTTCACATCGACGACGTCGTCGGCGCGATCCGCTTCATCCGCGACCACGATGAGATCGACGGCGTGGTCAACGTGGCCAGTCCCGAGCCCAGCGACAACCGGTCGCTCATGCGCGCGCTTCGGCGCATCGTACGGATGCCCGTGGGGATCCCGTCATGGCGCTGGATGCTCGAACCGGCGATGTGGTTGCTGCGCACCGAACCCGAACTCGTCCTGAAGAGCCGATGGGTACTGCCCGAGCGCCTGGTGGCAGGCGGATACGTCTTCTCGCATACCGATCTCGACGACGCGTTGCGCGCTGCAGCGTCCGAGGTGCTCAGACGCCGACGGGCACGGCCGAGACGGTCCGGTCGATCGTGA
- a CDS encoding cysteine desulfurase family protein: MVVYLDHAATTPLRSEARDAWLAAHETIGNASSVHGAGQAARRLLEDARDGIAAALGCDPIEVVLTSGGTESINLAIKGLWLESDGTAPVVLPDGEHHASLDAVAWLAARWQTEVRSVPLDPMGRIRHDAFAAALPGAALATALVANNEVGTVNDPARLAAASMDAGVPLHLDAVAALGSVPLDFSGWRGAGSANSGLVAMSVSGHKVGAPVGTGALVVSRHARLSPLAHGGGQQRGLRAGTPDVAGAAAFSAALAAALDQRESESRRLATLRDRLIAGIRSLVPSAVILGDESDRLPGNVHVLFPETIGETLLFLFDSVGIAVSTGSACQAGIAEPSHVVLALGRSAADARAVLRLTLGRTSTSEDVEAFLAALPGAHERAIAARARRSPLP; the protein is encoded by the coding sequence ATGGTCGTCTACCTCGATCACGCTGCGACGACGCCGCTGCGCTCCGAGGCGCGCGATGCCTGGCTCGCCGCCCACGAGACCATCGGGAACGCCTCGTCGGTGCACGGGGCGGGGCAGGCCGCCCGGCGGCTCCTCGAGGATGCCCGGGACGGCATCGCCGCCGCGCTCGGCTGTGACCCGATCGAGGTCGTCCTCACCTCCGGCGGCACCGAGTCGATCAACCTCGCGATCAAGGGCCTGTGGCTCGAGAGCGACGGGACCGCGCCCGTGGTGCTCCCCGATGGCGAGCACCACGCCTCGCTCGACGCGGTCGCGTGGCTCGCGGCGCGCTGGCAGACCGAGGTTCGCTCGGTGCCGCTGGACCCGATGGGACGGATCCGCCACGACGCGTTCGCCGCGGCGCTCCCGGGAGCGGCCCTCGCGACCGCGCTCGTGGCGAACAACGAGGTCGGCACCGTCAACGATCCGGCCCGGCTCGCTGCCGCATCGATGGATGCCGGCGTGCCGCTGCACCTCGACGCGGTGGCGGCCCTGGGCTCGGTCCCCCTCGACTTCTCGGGCTGGCGCGGCGCGGGATCGGCGAACTCCGGCCTGGTGGCGATGTCGGTGTCGGGCCACAAGGTCGGCGCGCCGGTCGGAACGGGTGCTCTGGTGGTCTCGCGTCATGCGCGTCTCAGCCCGCTCGCGCACGGCGGCGGCCAGCAGCGGGGACTGCGGGCGGGAACGCCCGACGTCGCCGGGGCCGCAGCGTTCTCGGCCGCTCTGGCGGCCGCCCTGGACCAGCGCGAGAGCGAGTCCCGACGCCTGGCGACGCTCCGCGATCGCTTGATCGCGGGCATCCGATCGCTCGTCCCGAGCGCCGTGATCCTCGGTGACGAGAGCGATCGGCTCCCGGGCAATGTGCACGTGCTGTTCCCCGAGACCATCGGCGAGACGCTGCTGTTCCTCTTCGACAGCGTCGGGATCGCGGTCTCGACCGGATCCGCCTGTCAGGCGGGCATCGCCGAGCCGTCCCACGTCGTGCTCGCGCTCGGGCGCAGCGCGGCGGACGCCCGAGCGGTGCTGCGCCTCACCCTCGGCCGCACCAGCACGAGCGAGGACGTCGAGGCGTTCCTCGCGGCGCTGCCCGGAGCGCACGAGAGAGCGATCGCCGCACGAGCCCGTCGCTCTCCGCTTCCGTAG